TGTCGCCCGATGGAACGGTCACTTCGACTTCGTCTTCGAGCTGCTTGCCGATAAGCGCGCGCGCGATTGGCGAGGTATAGGAAAGTCGGCCCTTTGCTGCGTCTGCTTCGGTCTGTCCGACAATCTGGTACTTTACCGGTTTGTCGTTCTCATCGAGCAGGGTCACGGTCGCCCCGAAGACGACCTTATCGCCCGAAAGCGTGCTGGGGTCGATAATCTGGGCGCGGCTGATCTTGTCTTCCAGGTCACCGATCATGGCTTCGACCTGGCCCTGGCGTTCCTTGGCTGCGTGGTATTCGGCATTTTCCGAAAGATCGCCATGCGCGCGCGCTTCCTCGATCGCGTCGACGATCTTCGGCCTTTCGGCGCGCAGCACCTTCAGATCGGCAGTGAGCTTCTCGTAGCCCTCGGCCAGCATCGGCACTTTTTCCATGGAACCCCAAATCCTTCCTGCTTGCCCTGCCCTCCGGGACAATTCGAACCCACCCGCGGGAAAAGCGGAGCGTGGAATGTTCGTCTGTCAGGAAAGTAGGCGTGTGTTCTGGTCAGCTATAATAGTCTTGCAATGAACGCACTTCAAGCTGCTCGGTAGAAACCTCCGCAATCGCACGCGCCGCAGCAAGGCTGGCTGCCGCCGTCGTGTAGTACGGAACCTTCTTTTCCAGCGCGGCCACACGGATCGACTGGCTGTCGAGGAGCGATTGCCAACCTTCGGTCGTATTGAAGATCAGGTCGAC
This DNA window, taken from Qipengyuania seohaensis, encodes the following:
- the greA gene encoding transcription elongation factor GreA encodes the protein MEKVPMLAEGYEKLTADLKVLRAERPKIVDAIEEARAHGDLSENAEYHAAKERQGQVEAMIGDLEDKISRAQIIDPSTLSGDKVVFGATVTLLDENDKPVKYQIVGQTEADAAKGRLSYTSPIARALIGKQLEDEVEVTVPSGDKFYLIDKIEFI